From Demequina lutea, a single genomic window includes:
- a CDS encoding acyl-CoA carboxylase subunit epsilon, protein MSDQEELVAAAASMRVVRGTLDDDELAALVAGVVAMAGAREEEDEPGSPTSAWMDRARTMRGVSVGVLGHGSVAWRHSLR, encoded by the coding sequence GTGAGCGATCAGGAAGAACTGGTCGCCGCCGCCGCTTCCATGCGGGTGGTGCGCGGCACACTGGACGATGACGAGCTGGCGGCCCTCGTGGCCGGAGTGGTCGCGATGGCGGGAGCCCGAGAAGAAGAGGACGAGCCAGGCTCGCCGACGTCCGCGTGGATGGACCGCGCCCGCACGATGCGCGGCGTCAGTGTGGGCGTGCTCGGCCACGGCTCGGTCGCGTGGCGACACTCGCTCCGATGA
- a CDS encoding ZIP family metal transporter: protein MGLSKTLLLGLIAGGTILLGLPVGRMRRPAASLRALLNAVAIGILLFLVWDVLTHAWEPVDSALSNVHAHSGGMGPVFGYGSLFAGGLIGGMLSLVFYERWMSRLSGTPAASAERADRRGPGAMAVGELKATRWNVASWSQARRLALLIAVGIGLHNFAEGLAIGQSAASNEVALATLLVIGFGLHNATEGFGIVAPLAGETDDEGEAVRPSWRFLLALAAIGGGPTFVGTVIGHGFTSAAVSVVFLTLAAGSILYVVIQLLGVAAKTRKPELLAYGLLIGLIAGFATDAIVTAAGA from the coding sequence GTGGGCCTGTCGAAGACGTTGCTGCTGGGGTTGATCGCTGGGGGGACGATCTTGCTGGGCTTGCCCGTGGGGCGGATGCGTCGCCCGGCGGCGAGTTTGCGGGCGCTGCTGAACGCGGTCGCGATCGGGATCTTGTTGTTTCTGGTGTGGGATGTGCTCACTCACGCGTGGGAGCCGGTCGACTCGGCGTTGAGCAACGTGCACGCACATTCGGGGGGGATGGGCCCTGTCTTCGGCTACGGCAGTCTGTTCGCCGGAGGGCTTATCGGCGGAATGTTGTCCCTGGTCTTCTACGAACGGTGGATGAGCCGCCTGTCTGGCACGCCTGCAGCGTCAGCCGAGCGTGCAGACCGGCGGGGTCCGGGCGCGATGGCCGTCGGTGAGTTGAAGGCGACCCGGTGGAACGTCGCGTCATGGTCGCAGGCTCGCCGGTTGGCCTTGCTGATCGCAGTGGGGATCGGCTTGCACAACTTCGCCGAAGGCCTGGCCATCGGGCAGTCCGCGGCCAGCAATGAGGTCGCGTTGGCTACTTTGCTGGTCATCGGCTTCGGGTTGCACAACGCCACCGAGGGCTTCGGCATCGTCGCGCCCTTGGCTGGAGAGACCGACGACGAGGGCGAGGCGGTCCGTCCGAGTTGGCGGTTCCTGCTCGCGCTCGCGGCGATCGGCGGGGGCCCGACGTTCGTGGGCACCGTGATCGGGCACGGCTTCACCAGTGCTGCGGTCAGCGTGGTGTTCCTAACGCTCGCCGCGGGGTCAATCCTCTACGTCGTCATCCAGCTGCTCGGGGTCGCCGCCAAGACCCGCAAGCCCGAGTTGCTTGCCTACGGCCTGCTCATCGGACTGATCGCCGGCTTCGCGACCGACGCGATCGTGACCGCAGCGGGCGCATAG
- a CDS encoding type II secretion system F family protein encodes MSAVLGLTLGVGLLLVWMSFWPGQDGGGRSKSGWYERTQDQLIRAGAPGVTPWALVGTSIAVGLLVALFATGTSGSPVIGLAFAAISARGPFALVAARATKRQASMRDIWPEAVDHLASGIRAGLSLPEALSQLGERGPEQLREPFTAFAEDFRASGRFGD; translated from the coding sequence ATGAGCGCCGTTCTCGGCCTCACGTTGGGCGTGGGCCTCTTGCTGGTGTGGATGTCATTCTGGCCTGGGCAAGATGGCGGGGGGCGGTCGAAGAGCGGGTGGTACGAGCGAACCCAGGACCAACTCATCCGTGCGGGGGCCCCAGGGGTCACACCGTGGGCGCTCGTGGGGACCTCAATCGCCGTGGGTCTCTTGGTAGCGCTCTTCGCGACGGGAACGTCCGGGTCGCCCGTCATCGGCCTCGCATTTGCCGCCATCTCGGCCCGCGGACCCTTCGCCCTTGTCGCCGCGCGCGCGACCAAGAGACAGGCATCAATGCGCGACATATGGCCTGAGGCGGTTGATCACCTGGCATCCGGCATTCGTGCCGGGCTGTCGCTGCCAGAGGCGCTGAGCCAGCTTGGCGAGCGGGGCCCGGAGCAGTTGCGCGAACCGTTTACGGCGTTCGCCGAGGACTTCAGGGCCTCCGGACGGTTCGGCGATTG
- a CDS encoding FeoA family protein has protein sequence MLLSALRPGVAAHVRAVSTESSAVLRLREMGLRPGALVRMAGRGAGGSRIITIGAARIAIDGATAALIDVEAA, from the coding sequence ATGTTGCTGAGCGCGCTCCGTCCAGGTGTCGCCGCACACGTGCGCGCCGTCAGCACGGAGTCGAGCGCCGTCTTGAGGTTGCGTGAGATGGGTCTGCGACCGGGGGCGCTGGTGCGCATGGCTGGACGCGGCGCTGGGGGCTCACGCATCATCACCATTGGCGCCGCACGCATCGCGATCGACGGCGCGACGGCCGCCCTCATCGACGTGGAAGCCGCATGA
- a CDS encoding maltokinase N-terminal cap-like domain-containing protein — MSEWTERPELSAYLARQRWFGQGEGEVAITEVRELEWLSDPAEGLGVRFELVLAGSLFNVPLSYRRQPREDLSYGFIGAAALGGEVFYVYDALHDPEARGILVRGFIDGVDTPADIEYSRLEGFCLEAEGDSVLLSAEQSNTSVIVGDALIKFFRKLAPGRNPDIEIQAGLTLLGSEQISPLLGWISSGDIDLAMIGVFQRTATDGWDSARASVRALQDDAVRAREAGGDFAAESERLGETLALVHEEMRETLPTASWGPEDVAALVGRLNERLDAAVAMHDAVGTYADRVRAAYAAVDSGVPIPVQRVHGDFHLGQTLRTTSGWKIIDFEGEPAQPLRDRVRLDSVDRDLAGMLRSLDYAAHSVTIALGEENNEYVDDWVRRNRVAFLDGYGYEVSESSAALLRAYEIDKALYEVVYESNYRPDWVQIPLRALERLL; from the coding sequence ATGAGTGAGTGGACAGAACGCCCGGAACTGAGCGCCTACCTGGCCAGGCAGCGCTGGTTCGGCCAGGGCGAAGGGGAGGTCGCGATCACCGAGGTGCGCGAACTGGAGTGGCTGAGTGATCCGGCCGAGGGGCTGGGCGTGCGCTTCGAGCTGGTGCTCGCAGGGTCGCTATTCAATGTGCCGCTGTCCTACCGGCGGCAGCCTCGTGAGGACCTCTCGTACGGTTTCATCGGTGCGGCGGCTCTCGGCGGCGAGGTGTTCTACGTGTACGACGCCCTGCACGACCCGGAGGCTCGCGGCATCCTCGTGCGCGGTTTCATCGACGGAGTCGACACTCCCGCCGACATCGAATACTCCCGGCTCGAGGGCTTCTGTCTCGAGGCCGAGGGCGACAGTGTGCTGCTGTCTGCGGAGCAGAGCAACACTTCGGTGATCGTGGGCGATGCCCTGATCAAGTTCTTCCGCAAGCTCGCTCCCGGGCGCAACCCCGACATCGAGATCCAGGCGGGGCTCACCCTGCTGGGGTCCGAGCAGATCTCGCCGCTCCTCGGATGGATCAGCAGCGGCGACATCGACCTCGCGATGATCGGGGTGTTCCAGCGGACGGCGACCGACGGGTGGGACTCCGCCAGGGCGAGCGTCCGTGCCCTACAGGACGACGCGGTGCGCGCACGGGAGGCCGGCGGCGACTTCGCCGCGGAGAGCGAACGCCTCGGCGAGACGCTCGCCCTTGTGCACGAGGAGATGCGGGAGACCCTCCCGACCGCGAGCTGGGGCCCCGAAGACGTCGCCGCGCTCGTCGGGCGCCTGAACGAGCGCCTGGATGCGGCGGTCGCGATGCACGACGCGGTCGGGACCTATGCGGACCGTGTGCGTGCGGCGTATGCGGCCGTCGATTCCGGTGTGCCTATTCCGGTGCAGCGGGTGCACGGCGACTTCCACCTCGGCCAGACGCTGCGCACCACATCGGGGTGGAAGATCATCGACTTCGAGGGCGAACCAGCGCAGCCGCTCAGGGATCGCGTGCGGCTCGACTCCGTCGACCGCGACCTCGCCGGCATGCTTCGCTCCTTGGACTACGCGGCGCACTCCGTCACGATCGCGTTGGGCGAGGAGAACAACGAGTACGTCGACGACTGGGTGCGGCGCAATCGGGTCGCGTTCCTGGACGGCTACGGGTACGAGGTGTCGGAATCGTCGGCGGCCCTGCTGCGCGCCTACGAGATCGATAAGGCCCTCTACGAGGTGGTTTACGAGTCGAACTACCGGCCTGACTGGGTGCAAATCCCGTTGCGCGCGCTGGAGCGGCTGCTCTGA
- a CDS encoding SOS response-associated peptidase has translation MCGRYADFLSDQDLADAFSLAVTANDKRLLPPSFNVAPTQLVRVIRPSDEGRTLGVAAWGLVPSWAKDPSIGPRMINARVETVREKPSFRTAFAKHRCIVPASGYYEWRTTAEGKTPFYIHPANDAPLAFAGLVEAWRRTPGDEWLISCAIVTTAACGEMAAIHDRQPVMMRPDAWKTWLDRASTPDELLAAAADDAPELEWHEVGKAVGNVRNNSEELIDRV, from the coding sequence ATGTGCGGCCGCTACGCTGACTTCCTCTCCGACCAGGACCTGGCGGACGCCTTTTCGTTGGCGGTCACTGCAAATGACAAGCGACTCCTGCCTCCTTCATTCAATGTCGCTCCCACCCAATTGGTTCGAGTGATTCGACCCTCGGACGAGGGGCGGACGCTCGGCGTCGCCGCGTGGGGGCTCGTTCCTTCGTGGGCAAAGGACCCGTCAATTGGCCCCCGCATGATCAATGCCCGGGTCGAGACCGTCCGCGAGAAGCCCTCGTTCCGCACGGCGTTTGCCAAGCACCGCTGCATCGTCCCCGCGAGCGGCTACTACGAATGGCGCACGACCGCCGAGGGCAAGACCCCCTTCTACATCCACCCCGCGAACGATGCGCCCTTGGCCTTCGCCGGTCTGGTGGAGGCGTGGCGCCGCACCCCCGGCGACGAGTGGCTCATCTCGTGTGCGATCGTCACCACGGCGGCATGCGGCGAGATGGCGGCGATCCACGACCGGCAGCCCGTGATGATGCGGCCCGATGCGTGGAAGACCTGGCTGGACCGCGCATCGACTCCCGACGAGCTGCTGGCCGCGGCGGCGGACGACGCTCCCGAGCTCGAGTGGCACGAGGTGGGCAAGGCCGTTGGCAACGTGCGCAACAACTCGGAAGAGCTAATCGACAGGGTCTAG
- a CDS encoding SanA/YdcF family protein, with protein MMRLHPKYRWVAAAIVLVPTFVATPWAIVRISTSSSVRPADATFTHADAAVVLGARVYADGRPSRFLRERIEVGVKLYLDGTVDRIIMSGDGNDSSGFGEPTVMRKVAESMGVPADAIVEDPHGVDTYSSCINARDTFGATSVIMVSQAFHVPRAVWICDNIGLDAQGAYPPQWLTKSTVVGHAREVPADAKAMIDVWSGRVPNAAS; from the coding sequence ATGATGCGGCTGCACCCGAAGTACAGGTGGGTAGCGGCGGCGATCGTCCTGGTGCCCACATTTGTCGCCACCCCGTGGGCGATCGTGCGGATCAGCACCTCTTCGTCGGTGCGTCCCGCCGACGCGACGTTCACGCACGCCGATGCCGCCGTGGTGCTTGGCGCCCGCGTCTATGCGGACGGGCGGCCGTCTCGCTTTCTTCGCGAGCGCATCGAGGTGGGCGTGAAGCTCTACCTGGATGGCACGGTGGACAGGATCATCATGAGTGGTGACGGCAATGACAGTTCCGGCTTTGGGGAGCCGACCGTCATGCGGAAGGTCGCCGAGAGCATGGGCGTGCCCGCCGACGCCATCGTGGAGGACCCCCACGGCGTCGACACCTACTCGTCGTGCATCAACGCGCGCGACACCTTTGGCGCCACGAGCGTCATCATGGTGAGCCAGGCGTTCCACGTGCCACGTGCCGTGTGGATTTGCGACAACATTGGCCTCGACGCTCAAGGCGCCTACCCGCCCCAGTGGCTCACCAAGTCGACCGTCGTCGGCCACGCGCGCGAGGTCCCGGCCGACGCCAAGGCGATGATCGACGTGTGGAGCGGGCGCGTTCCCAACGCGGCTTCCTGA
- a CDS encoding biotin--[acetyl-CoA-carboxylase] ligase — protein MDTFNADAGAGAPLHSVAASRAALTADSLASLTGEHAALPLLVVTKASPSTNSELLEALAVEPDAWPHMSALVADHQTAGRGRAGREWLTPEGAALTVSYVLRPRLPRERWGLVPLVVGLAAVKTMRSVGIEASLKWPNDVVVNCADETEGGVKGDIAGWGSMRKIAGILCEVYEDAVVAGIGVNVSQTRAELPVPHATSMAMVGVRLLDRALLLDALSRQLAAEINSAEADPDAFVAELASVTCTLGRQVLVERTGASPLTGVAEGIGADGSLTVRTAAGEAVAVTAGDVRLRGAT, from the coding sequence GTGGACACCTTTAATGCCGACGCCGGCGCCGGCGCCCCTCTTCACTCGGTCGCCGCGTCCAGGGCCGCGCTGACCGCGGACTCACTCGCGTCGCTGACGGGCGAGCATGCTGCGCTCCCGCTGCTGGTGGTCACCAAGGCGTCGCCGTCGACCAACTCGGAGCTTCTCGAGGCCCTGGCCGTGGAGCCCGATGCGTGGCCCCACATGAGCGCGCTTGTTGCGGATCACCAAACTGCGGGGAGGGGACGTGCGGGCCGCGAGTGGCTCACACCCGAGGGTGCCGCGCTGACCGTCAGCTATGTGTTGCGGCCGCGCCTGCCGCGAGAACGGTGGGGGCTCGTTCCGCTCGTCGTGGGTCTCGCCGCAGTGAAGACGATGCGTTCCGTGGGCATCGAAGCGAGCCTCAAGTGGCCGAACGATGTGGTGGTGAACTGCGCTGACGAGACCGAGGGCGGTGTCAAAGGCGACATTGCGGGATGGGGCTCGATGCGCAAGATCGCAGGCATCCTGTGCGAGGTCTACGAGGACGCCGTGGTGGCGGGCATCGGCGTCAACGTCTCGCAGACGCGAGCGGAGCTTCCGGTGCCCCACGCGACCTCGATGGCCATGGTGGGGGTCAGGCTGCTCGACAGGGCGCTCCTGCTCGACGCGTTGTCGCGGCAACTGGCCGCCGAGATCAACAGCGCCGAGGCGGACCCCGATGCGTTCGTGGCGGAGCTGGCCTCCGTGACGTGCACTCTTGGTCGCCAGGTGCTGGTGGAGCGTACGGGCGCCTCGCCCCTCACCGGTGTAGCCGAGGGCATCGGCGCCGATGGCTCGCTCACCGTGCGTACAGCCGCGGGAGAGGCGGTCGCGGTCACGGCAGGCGACGTGCGGTTGCGCGGGGCAACGTGA
- a CDS encoding SDR family oxidoreductase translates to MSVALITGAARANSIAAGVVPQLTADGWTVITSDLVDADYPADLSTPTAADELISAVAGDHGPIGALILSHAHDIESGILNTTAESFDAHIAVNARASLLLIAAFARQVPDTGGAIVALTSDHTTGNLPYGASKGALDRIVISAARELGPLGISANALNPGPVDTGWMDDALREGLTAQHPLGRLGTPTDIGSIVAFLVSPAGRWFSGQLLHSDGGFPARF, encoded by the coding sequence ATGTCTGTTGCACTCATCACTGGCGCTGCACGCGCGAATAGCATCGCCGCCGGCGTCGTGCCGCAGTTGACGGCCGACGGGTGGACCGTCATCACGAGCGACCTTGTTGATGCGGATTACCCCGCCGATTTGTCTACGCCGACGGCCGCGGACGAGTTGATTTCGGCTGTCGCTGGCGACCACGGCCCCATCGGCGCACTGATCCTCAGCCACGCCCACGACATCGAATCCGGAATTCTCAACACGACCGCCGAGAGCTTCGATGCGCACATCGCCGTGAATGCACGCGCCAGCCTTCTGCTCATCGCCGCCTTCGCCAGGCAGGTGCCCGACACGGGCGGCGCAATAGTGGCGCTCACCAGCGACCACACCACGGGGAACCTTCCCTATGGCGCCTCAAAGGGAGCGCTTGACCGCATCGTGATCTCGGCGGCGCGAGAGCTGGGACCGCTGGGCATCTCAGCCAACGCGCTCAACCCTGGTCCGGTCGACACGGGGTGGATGGATGACGCGCTTCGTGAAGGACTCACTGCGCAGCACCCACTCGGCCGTCTCGGCACTCCGACCGACATCGGCAGCATCGTGGCCTTCCTCGTTTCGCCGGCAGGGCGTTGGTTCTCCGGCCAACTCCTCCACTCTGACGGCGGCTTCCCTGCACGCTTCTGA
- a CDS encoding acyl-CoA carboxylase subunit beta yields the protein MHAAVDVSEAAAQERQHARGKKSARERVGLLLDEGSFVEFDALTRHRSTNFGLDKNRPHGDGVVTGYGTVDERQVAVYSQDFTVFGGSLGEIHGHKITKVQDFALRTGVPLIGISDGGGARIQEGVAALTQFAEIFRRNVAASGVIPQISIILGPSAGGAVYSPALTDFIVMADGTSQMFITGPDVIKSVTGEEVTFEELGGGQTHNVKSGVAHYLAEDEDDAIDYVKHLLTFLPSNNLSDAPAWDVDVDLEPNEGDLALDTLVPDSDNQPYDMKRVIEAVLDDGDFLEVQPLFATNIVVGFGHVEGHSVGVVANQPLSMAGALDISAAEKAARFVRTCDAFNVPVLTFVDVPGFLPGVDQEHQGIIRRGAKLIYAYAEATVPLITVITRKAYGGAYIVMASKQLGADINLAWPTAQIAVMGAGGAVNILQRRALAAVTEAGGDAVAERARLTAEYEDAIVNPYDAADKGYVDAVIEPSETRAQIVRGLRALRTKRAALPPKKHGNIPL from the coding sequence ATGCATGCAGCAGTCGACGTCTCCGAGGCCGCCGCACAAGAGAGGCAGCACGCGCGAGGCAAGAAGAGCGCGCGCGAGCGGGTCGGGCTGCTGCTCGACGAGGGCTCATTCGTCGAGTTCGATGCCCTCACGCGCCACCGCTCCACCAACTTTGGGCTCGACAAGAATCGCCCCCACGGCGATGGCGTCGTGACCGGCTACGGCACCGTCGACGAACGCCAAGTGGCCGTCTACTCTCAGGACTTCACGGTCTTTGGCGGCTCGCTCGGCGAGATTCACGGACACAAGATCACCAAGGTGCAGGACTTCGCGTTGCGCACCGGCGTGCCCCTCATCGGCATTTCCGACGGCGGCGGCGCGCGCATTCAGGAGGGCGTCGCCGCACTCACGCAGTTCGCCGAGATCTTCCGTCGCAACGTGGCGGCATCGGGCGTCATCCCCCAAATCTCGATCATCCTCGGCCCCAGCGCGGGCGGCGCGGTCTACTCACCCGCCCTGACCGACTTCATCGTCATGGCCGACGGCACGTCGCAAATGTTCATCACCGGCCCCGACGTCATCAAGTCCGTCACCGGCGAGGAGGTGACGTTCGAGGAACTTGGCGGCGGCCAGACCCACAACGTGAAGTCGGGCGTGGCGCACTACTTGGCCGAGGACGAGGACGACGCGATCGACTACGTGAAGCACCTGCTCACGTTCCTGCCATCCAACAACCTGTCCGATGCCCCCGCGTGGGACGTCGACGTGGACCTGGAGCCAAACGAGGGCGACCTCGCGCTCGACACGCTGGTTCCCGACAGCGACAACCAGCCCTACGACATGAAGCGGGTCATCGAGGCGGTCCTCGACGACGGCGACTTCCTCGAGGTGCAGCCGCTCTTCGCTACCAACATCGTGGTGGGATTCGGCCACGTCGAGGGCCACTCGGTGGGCGTCGTCGCCAACCAGCCACTCTCGATGGCCGGCGCCTTGGACATCAGCGCCGCCGAAAAGGCCGCTCGCTTTGTCCGCACCTGCGACGCGTTCAACGTGCCGGTGTTGACGTTTGTCGACGTGCCAGGCTTCCTGCCCGGCGTGGACCAGGAGCACCAGGGCATCATTCGCCGCGGTGCCAAGCTCATCTACGCGTACGCAGAGGCGACCGTGCCGCTCATCACCGTCATCACGCGCAAGGCCTACGGCGGCGCGTACATCGTCATGGCGTCCAAACAGTTGGGCGCCGACATCAACCTGGCTTGGCCCACCGCGCAGATCGCGGTCATGGGTGCGGGTGGCGCCGTCAACATCCTGCAGCGACGCGCCCTCGCGGCCGTCACCGAGGCCGGCGGCGATGCGGTGGCCGAGCGCGCTCGCCTCACGGCCGAATACGAGGACGCGATCGTGAACCCGTACGACGCGGCCGACAAGGGCTACGTCGACGCGGTGATCGAACCGAGCGAGACTCGCGCGCAGATCGTGCGCGGGCTGCGCGCGCTACGCACCAAGCGCGCCGCGCTACCCCCCAAGAAGCACGGAAACATCCCGCTGTGA
- the treS gene encoding maltose alpha-D-glucosyltransferase, translating to MDDAGKGLDRTDVDWFKSAVFYEVLIRSFRDSSGDGVGDLRGLTEKLDYLEWLGVDCLWLPPFFPSPLKDGGYDVADYTAVAADIGTMADFQNFLDDAHSRGIRVVIDVVMNHTSDQHPWFQSSRSDPDGPYGDFYVWNDTDEPYADARVIFVDTEPSNWTWDPVRQQYFWHRFYSHQPDLNFENPAVHQAMLDALKFWLDVGVDGFRLDAVPYLYEEEGTNGENLARTHQFLKKVRTYVDENYPGRVLLAEANQWPADVVDYFGDPAVGGDECHMCFHFPVMPRIFMGVRRESRYPISEILAQTPAIPEHCQWGIFLRNHDELTLEMVTDEDRDYMWKEYATDPRMKANIGIRRRLAPLLDNDTNQMELFSALLLSLPGSPVLYYGDEIGMGDNIWLGDRDGVRTPMQWTPDRNAGFSQATPGKLTLPVVMDPVFGFQAINVEAQQASNSSLLQWTRRMIQARRQHSAFGRGTFFDLGGSNPSVFSYLREDGDDVMICVNNLSRFPQPVELDLHQFSGSHLVEMLGGVEFPAIGELPYLLTLAGYGFYWFRIARPALTEGSVA from the coding sequence ATGGATGACGCCGGGAAGGGCCTCGATCGCACCGATGTCGACTGGTTCAAGTCGGCGGTCTTCTACGAAGTGCTAATCCGATCGTTCCGCGACTCGTCGGGGGACGGCGTGGGCGACCTGCGGGGCCTCACCGAGAAGCTCGACTACCTCGAATGGCTCGGGGTGGACTGCCTGTGGCTGCCGCCGTTCTTCCCGTCGCCGCTCAAGGACGGCGGCTACGACGTCGCGGACTACACGGCCGTCGCCGCCGACATCGGCACTATGGCCGACTTCCAGAACTTCCTCGATGACGCCCATTCCCGCGGCATCCGGGTGGTCATTGACGTCGTCATGAACCACACCTCGGATCAGCACCCTTGGTTCCAGTCCTCTCGCAGCGATCCGGATGGGCCGTACGGCGACTTCTATGTCTGGAACGACACTGACGAGCCCTACGCGGACGCCCGCGTGATCTTCGTCGACACCGAGCCCTCCAACTGGACCTGGGATCCGGTGCGCCAGCAGTACTTCTGGCACCGCTTCTACAGCCACCAGCCCGACCTCAACTTCGAGAACCCCGCCGTACACCAGGCGATGCTCGACGCGCTGAAGTTCTGGCTCGACGTAGGGGTCGACGGGTTCCGACTGGATGCGGTCCCCTACCTGTACGAGGAGGAGGGCACCAACGGCGAGAACCTCGCGCGCACGCATCAGTTCCTCAAGAAGGTCCGCACATACGTGGACGAGAACTACCCGGGCCGCGTGCTGCTCGCCGAGGCGAATCAGTGGCCGGCGGACGTCGTCGACTACTTTGGCGATCCCGCCGTCGGGGGCGACGAGTGCCATATGTGTTTCCACTTCCCTGTGATGCCGCGCATCTTCATGGGGGTTCGGCGCGAATCGCGCTATCCCATCAGCGAGATCCTCGCCCAGACGCCCGCGATTCCCGAGCACTGCCAGTGGGGCATCTTCCTGCGCAATCACGATGAGCTCACCCTCGAGATGGTGACCGACGAGGATCGCGACTACATGTGGAAGGAGTACGCGACCGACCCGCGCATGAAGGCCAACATCGGCATCCGGCGTCGTCTCGCCCCCCTGCTCGACAACGACACGAATCAGATGGAGTTGTTCTCGGCGCTTCTGCTCAGCCTGCCGGGCTCGCCGGTGCTCTACTACGGCGACGAGATCGGGATGGGCGACAACATCTGGCTCGGCGACCGTGACGGCGTGCGCACCCCGATGCAATGGACCCCTGACCGCAACGCGGGCTTCTCGCAGGCCACCCCGGGCAAGTTGACGCTGCCGGTGGTGATGGACCCGGTCTTCGGCTTCCAGGCGATCAACGTGGAGGCGCAGCAGGCGAGCAACTCCTCGCTGCTGCAGTGGACGCGCCGCATGATTCAGGCGCGTCGCCAGCACTCCGCGTTCGGCCGCGGCACCTTCTTCGACCTCGGCGGGTCCAACCCGTCGGTGTTCTCGTACCTGCGCGAGGACGGGGACGACGTGATGATCTGCGTCAACAACCTCTCCCGCTTCCCGCAACCCGTCGAGCTCGACCTGCACCAGTTCAGCGGGTCGCACCTCGTCGAGATGCTGGGGGGCGTCGAGTTTCCCGCCATTGGCGAACTCCCTTACCTGCTGACCCTGGCCGGATACGGGTTTTACTGGTTCCGGATAGCCCGGCCGGCTCTGACGGAAGGATCGGTCGCATGA
- a CDS encoding CpaF family protein, translating into MSAEAATAIESQVRELIRKRGVDPVRDVGAVRTMVDDALASWEQRALAGAVAPYDDRLTVAKSVLDNVAGLGPLQAYLDDPEIEEIWINDPAQVYVARRGEAELTSTILTAAQVRDLVEHMLKLSGRRLDLSSPFVDASLPGGERLHAVIPDVTREHWSVNIRKYVTRANHLSDLVALGSLTQQAAEFLGAAVASGLNVLVSGGTQAGKTTFLNALSGSIPPRERVITCEEVFELKIPLRDVVGLQCRQPSLEGTGEIPLRRLVKEALRMRPNRIIIGEVREAESLDMLVALNAGVPGMCTIHANSARDAITKMCTLPLLAGENVSDRFVVPTVASAIDLVVHLHVDARGRRRLREIAGVSGRVEQGVIEVSDLFHRVGDTLVRGDGFPPEEERFARAGYRLSDLLARQS; encoded by the coding sequence ATGAGTGCAGAGGCGGCCACTGCGATTGAATCGCAGGTACGGGAGCTCATTCGCAAGAGGGGTGTCGATCCCGTGCGCGATGTGGGGGCCGTGCGGACGATGGTTGACGACGCGCTGGCCTCGTGGGAGCAGCGGGCGCTCGCGGGCGCCGTGGCGCCTTACGACGACCGCCTCACAGTAGCCAAGTCGGTGCTCGACAACGTCGCGGGCCTGGGCCCACTCCAGGCCTACTTGGATGATCCCGAGATCGAGGAGATCTGGATCAACGACCCGGCGCAGGTCTACGTCGCCAGAAGGGGCGAAGCGGAACTCACCTCGACGATTCTCACGGCCGCGCAGGTGCGCGATCTCGTGGAGCACATGCTCAAACTGTCGGGACGCAGGCTGGACCTGTCGAGCCCCTTCGTGGATGCCTCGCTCCCGGGTGGCGAGAGGCTCCACGCCGTCATCCCAGACGTGACGCGTGAGCACTGGTCCGTCAATATCCGCAAGTACGTGACGCGCGCCAACCACCTGAGCGACCTCGTGGCGCTCGGGTCGCTCACACAGCAAGCGGCCGAGTTCCTGGGCGCGGCGGTGGCCTCGGGCCTCAACGTGCTCGTGTCGGGAGGTACGCAAGCCGGTAAGACAACATTTCTCAATGCGTTGTCGGGGAGCATTCCTCCGCGTGAGCGGGTCATCACGTGCGAGGAGGTGTTTGAGCTCAAGATCCCGTTGCGTGACGTCGTCGGGCTGCAGTGCAGGCAGCCTTCGCTCGAGGGCACCGGCGAGATTCCCCTGCGCAGGCTCGTCAAAGAGGCGCTGCGCATGCGACCCAACCGCATCATCATTGGCGAGGTGCGAGAGGCCGAGTCTCTCGACATGCTCGTGGCACTCAACGCAGGCGTGCCGGGCATGTGCACCATCCACGCGAACTCCGCCCGCGACGCCATCACGAAGATGTGCACCTTGCCCCTGCTTGCCGGCGAAAACGTGTCGGACCGCTTCGTGGTGCCGACAGTCGCCTCCGCCATCGACTTGGTGGTTCATCTCCACGTGGATGCGCGCGGGCGCCGCCGCCTGCGCGAGATCGCCGGGGTCTCCGGACGCGTCGAGCAGGGGGTCATCGAGGTGAGCGACCTGTTCCACAGGGTGGGTGACACGTTGGTCAGGGGAGACGGCTTTCCGCCCGAGGAGGAGCGCTTTGCTCGTGCTGGGTACCGGCTGTCCGACCTGTTGGCGAGGCAGTCATGA